In Cloacibacterium caeni, a single window of DNA contains:
- a CDS encoding acyl-CoA dehydrogenase family protein: protein MSTLKGGEFLIKEIEAKNIFTMEDFSEEQKMLRDSAREFIDKVVVPNKERFEKKDYAFTEECMKQIGEMGFLGIAVPENYGGLGLGFVSTMIACDYISGATGSLATAYGAHTGIGTLPILLYGTEEQKQKYLPDLAAGTKFGAYCLTEPDAGSDANSGKTKAKLSEDGKHYIINGQKMWISNAGFADTFTFFAKIDDDKNITGFVVNRSELENPESLTFGEEEHKLGIRASSTRQVFFNDMKVPVECLLGERNNGFKIALNALNVGRIKLAAACLDAQRRIFNLSVNYANERKQFNTPISTFGAIRKKLAEMATATFVSEAGSYRAAQDIQDKIDALVAGGMSHQEAELKGVEEFAVECSILKVYVSDIAQKAADEGIQIFGGMGFSEDTPMEAAWRDARISRIYEGTNEINRLLSVGMLVKRAFKGEIDLMSPAMAVGKELMGIPSFETPDYSEFMSEEKAIIANLKKVFLMVSGAALQKYMMEIEKQQHLLINASEILNQIYMAESAILRVEKNFGPDSIEAAMAQLNLYKAVEAVIAAAKEGIVSFADGDEQRMMLSGLRRFTKYTNQPNVIALTEKIAKHFVEKNSY, encoded by the coding sequence ATGAGCACATTAAAAGGAGGAGAATTCCTAATAAAAGAAATAGAAGCTAAGAATATCTTCACGATGGAAGATTTTTCTGAGGAACAAAAAATGCTTCGCGACTCTGCAAGAGAATTTATTGACAAAGTTGTAGTTCCTAACAAAGAGCGTTTCGAGAAAAAAGACTACGCATTCACTGAAGAGTGTATGAAACAAATCGGTGAAATGGGATTCTTAGGAATCGCAGTTCCTGAAAATTATGGCGGACTTGGTTTAGGTTTCGTTTCAACAATGATTGCTTGTGATTACATTTCTGGCGCAACTGGTTCATTGGCAACTGCTTATGGAGCACACACTGGAATTGGCACGCTTCCTATCCTATTGTACGGAACTGAAGAACAAAAACAAAAATATTTACCAGATTTAGCAGCTGGAACTAAATTCGGAGCATACTGTTTAACTGAGCCAGATGCTGGTTCTGATGCAAACTCTGGAAAAACAAAAGCTAAATTGTCTGAAGATGGTAAACATTATATCATTAACGGACAAAAAATGTGGATTTCTAACGCAGGTTTCGCAGATACATTCACATTCTTTGCTAAAATTGATGATGATAAAAATATCACTGGTTTTGTAGTAAACAGAAGTGAATTAGAAAATCCTGAAAGCCTTACTTTCGGTGAAGAAGAGCACAAATTAGGGATTAGAGCTTCTTCTACTCGTCAGGTTTTCTTTAATGATATGAAAGTTCCTGTAGAATGTCTTTTAGGTGAAAGAAACAATGGTTTCAAAATCGCTTTAAATGCATTAAATGTAGGTAGAATTAAATTGGCTGCTGCTTGTTTAGATGCACAGAGAAGAATTTTCAACCTTTCTGTAAACTATGCGAACGAAAGAAAACAGTTCAATACTCCTATTTCTACTTTCGGAGCCATTAGAAAAAAATTAGCGGAAATGGCTACTGCTACTTTCGTTTCAGAAGCTGGTTCTTATAGAGCGGCTCAAGATATTCAAGATAAAATTGATGCTTTAGTTGCAGGTGGAATGTCTCACCAAGAAGCAGAATTAAAAGGTGTGGAAGAATTTGCGGTAGAATGTTCTATCCTAAAAGTTTATGTTTCAGACATCGCTCAAAAAGCAGCAGATGAAGGAATTCAGATTTTTGGAGGTATGGGATTCTCTGAAGATACACCAATGGAAGCAGCGTGGAGAGATGCTAGAATTTCTAGAATTTATGAAGGTACAAACGAAATCAACAGACTTCTTTCTGTAGGAATGTTGGTGAAGAGAGCTTTCAAAGGCGAAATCGATTTAATGTCTCCTGCAATGGCAGTTGGTAAAGAATTAATGGGCATTCCTTCTTTTGAAACGCCTGATTATTCAGAATTTATGTCAGAAGAAAAAGCAATCATCGCTAATCTTAAGAAAGTATTCTTAATGGTTTCTGGTGCTGCACTTCAGAAATACATGATGGAGATTGAAAAGCAACAACACTTGTTAATCAATGCTTCAGAAATCTTGAACCAAATTTACATGGCAGAATCTGCAATTCTAAGAGTTGAGAAAAACTTCGGTCCAGATTCTATAGAAGCAGCAATGGCACAATTAAACCTTTACAAAGCAGTAGAAGCTGTAATTGCAGCTGCTAAAGAAGGAATTGTTTCTTTTGCTGATGGAGATGAGCAAAGAATGATGCTTTCTGGTTTAAGAAGATTTACAAAATATACCAATCAGCCAAACGTAATCGCGTTAACTGAGAAAATTGCTAAGCATTTTGTAGAGAAAAATTCTTACTAA
- a CDS encoding AraC family transcriptional regulator: MIREDKHLLYTPELTGHEQLQNIIENKTTFTLNNCEFSLYETHKKTEDVKLKFNDLTFTAMLRGKKHMKLENKSEYFDYFPGETVLVSPGETMVIDFPEADETPSQCIALSFSPDFVEESLHYLNTKLMKVDESTCWRISSNEFYLFNSLPLASATNNLMRIAMEDNMNKDIMADLALKELLVRLMQTQAGKLIENDYKTLKTSNRLAFIIDYIKNNLNQKLSIEHLAKLAFVSKSNFFKLFKYELGTSPNEYILQQRIKRAKELLKENQSIKEVAFATGFSDTNHLIKTFKTFEGITPKNYQRNLFSEYKIVS, encoded by the coding sequence ATGATACGAGAAGACAAACATTTGCTCTATACCCCTGAATTAACGGGACATGAGCAATTACAAAATATAATAGAAAACAAGACTACTTTCACCTTAAATAATTGTGAATTTTCTTTGTATGAAACGCACAAGAAGACAGAAGATGTTAAACTAAAGTTTAATGATTTGACTTTTACAGCGATGTTACGAGGGAAAAAGCACATGAAATTGGAAAATAAATCTGAGTATTTTGATTATTTTCCTGGTGAAACGGTTTTAGTTTCTCCTGGTGAAACAATGGTCATCGATTTTCCAGAGGCAGACGAAACTCCTTCACAATGTATTGCATTAAGTTTCAGTCCAGATTTTGTAGAAGAATCTTTGCATTATCTCAATACCAAATTGATGAAAGTAGACGAAAGCACTTGCTGGAGAATTTCTAGCAATGAATTTTATCTGTTCAACAGTTTGCCACTTGCTTCTGCAACCAATAATCTGATGAGAATTGCCATGGAAGATAACATGAATAAGGATATTATGGCAGATTTAGCACTGAAAGAATTGTTGGTAAGACTGATGCAAACTCAAGCAGGAAAACTCATTGAAAACGATTACAAAACCCTGAAAACTTCAAACCGATTGGCTTTTATCATAGATTATATTAAAAACAATCTGAATCAAAAATTAAGTATTGAACATTTGGCAAAATTGGCTTTCGTAAGTAAATCTAATTTCTTTAAACTTTTTAAATACGAACTCGGAACATCACCCAATGAATATATTCTTCAGCAAAGAATAAAACGTGCTAAAGAATTGCTCAAAGAAAACCAAAGCATCAAAGAAGTAGCTTTTGCTACTGGTTTTTCTGACACCAATCACCTCATCAAAACCTTTAAAACTTTTGAAGGTATTACTCCGAAAAATTATCAACGAAACTTATTTTCAGAATATAAAATCGTTTCTTAA
- a CDS encoding aldehyde dehydrogenase family protein → MSTHINRPVLKEKYDNYINGKWTAPSTGQYFEVLSPLDGKVMAKAAHSAKQDIEMAVDAASEAFKTWSETSATERSIILNKIADRIEENLPYIAAVETVDNGKAIRETMAADLPLAVDHFRYFSSVIRAEEGSISELDKDTVSIIVHEPIGVIAQIIPWNFPILMAVWKLAPALAAGNCVVLKPAESTPVSIMVLMELIEDLLPAGVVNIVNGFGAELGRTLVTNPKVSKAAFTGSTATGRMVMQYATENIIPVTLELGGKSPNIFFPSVMDADDEFFDKAIEGAVLFALNQGEICTCPSRLLVHESIADKFLERVVERTKAIKTGNPLDPTVMMGAQASQIQKDKILSYIKLGKEEGAELLCGGEVNHLGGDLEGGYYIQPTIFKGHNKMRIFQEEIFGPVLAVTTFKSTEEAIEIANDTMYGLGAGVWTRDAHELYRVPRAIKAGRVWVNQYHAYPAGAPFGGYKQSGIGRENHKMMLDHYRQSKNMLISYNKNKLGFF, encoded by the coding sequence ATGTCAACACACATCAATCGTCCGGTTTTAAAAGAGAAATACGACAATTACATTAATGGAAAATGGACTGCTCCTTCTACAGGACAGTATTTCGAAGTGCTTTCTCCACTTGATGGAAAAGTTATGGCAAAAGCAGCACATTCTGCGAAACAAGACATAGAAATGGCTGTAGATGCAGCATCTGAAGCTTTCAAAACATGGAGCGAAACTTCTGCTACAGAACGCAGCATTATTTTGAATAAAATTGCGGATAGAATTGAGGAAAATCTACCTTATATCGCTGCAGTAGAAACCGTAGATAATGGTAAAGCCATTAGAGAAACTATGGCGGCAGATTTACCTTTGGCAGTAGACCATTTCAGATATTTTTCTAGTGTAATAAGAGCTGAAGAAGGTTCTATTTCTGAATTAGACAAAGACACCGTTTCAATTATCGTACACGAACCTATCGGTGTAATTGCACAAATTATTCCTTGGAACTTCCCTATTCTTATGGCGGTTTGGAAACTAGCTCCTGCTCTAGCTGCTGGAAACTGCGTAGTCTTGAAACCAGCAGAAAGTACGCCTGTTTCTATTATGGTTTTAATGGAGCTAATTGAAGATTTACTTCCTGCAGGTGTGGTGAATATTGTCAATGGTTTCGGCGCTGAGTTAGGAAGAACTTTAGTAACCAATCCAAAAGTGTCTAAAGCAGCGTTTACAGGTTCTACAGCTACGGGTAGAATGGTAATGCAATATGCTACAGAAAATATTATTCCAGTGACTTTAGAATTAGGAGGTAAATCTCCTAACATCTTCTTCCCTTCTGTGATGGATGCAGATGACGAATTTTTTGACAAAGCCATTGAAGGAGCGGTATTATTTGCTTTAAATCAAGGTGAAATCTGTACTTGTCCTTCTAGATTATTGGTTCATGAATCTATTGCTGATAAATTCTTAGAAAGAGTGGTAGAAAGAACTAAAGCCATCAAAACAGGAAATCCTCTTGACCCAACCGTAATGATGGGTGCTCAAGCTTCACAAATTCAAAAAGATAAAATTCTTTCTTATATCAAATTAGGCAAAGAAGAAGGTGCAGAATTGCTTTGCGGTGGAGAAGTTAATCATCTAGGTGGAGATTTAGAAGGTGGTTATTACATTCAGCCAACCATTTTTAAAGGGCACAACAAAATGAGAATCTTCCAAGAAGAGATTTTCGGGCCAGTGTTAGCAGTAACTACTTTTAAATCTACAGAAGAAGCGATAGAAATTGCGAACGATACTATGTATGGACTTGGAGCTGGAGTTTGGACGAGAGATGCACATGAATTATACAGAGTTCCTAGAGCGATAAAAGCAGGTAGAGTTTGGGTGAACCAATATCACGCATATCCAGCTGGCGCACCTTTTGGAGGTTACAAACAATCTGGTATTGGTAGAGAAAACCACAAAATGATGCTTGATCATTACAGACAATCAAAAAACATGTTGATTTCTTACAACAAAAATAAACTAGGATTTTTCTAA
- the rluF gene encoding 23S rRNA pseudouridine(2604) synthase RluF, giving the protein MERRINKYLSEVGFCSRREADKLLEQGRITINGKKPELGTKVSDADEICVDGKNIKKTEEKHVYIAFNKPIGIVCTTDTKREKNNIVDYINHPKRIFPIGRLDKPSEGLILLTSDGDIVNKILRARNNHEKEYIVRVDKPITPKFLEKMRNGVPILDTVTKKCEVEQIDTLQFRIVLTQGLNRQIRRMCEYLGYEVKKLKRIRIMNIKLDLPIGKWRDLTDAEMKELAQLLQDSSKTFD; this is encoded by the coding sequence GTGGAAAGGCGTATCAATAAATATTTATCAGAAGTAGGTTTTTGTTCGAGAAGAGAAGCCGATAAACTTTTGGAACAAGGAAGAATTACCATCAATGGCAAAAAGCCAGAATTAGGAACTAAAGTTTCTGATGCTGATGAAATTTGCGTAGATGGCAAAAACATCAAAAAAACAGAAGAAAAACACGTTTATATCGCCTTTAATAAACCCATCGGAATTGTTTGTACCACAGATACCAAACGTGAGAAAAATAACATCGTAGATTACATCAATCACCCGAAAAGAATTTTCCCCATCGGTAGACTTGATAAACCTAGTGAAGGTCTTATTTTATTGACTTCTGACGGTGATATTGTGAATAAAATTTTACGTGCCAGAAACAACCACGAAAAAGAATACATTGTACGTGTAGACAAGCCGATCACCCCAAAATTTCTAGAAAAAATGCGCAATGGTGTTCCGATTTTAGACACCGTAACCAAAAAATGCGAAGTAGAACAAATTGACACACTGCAATTTAGAATTGTACTTACACAAGGGCTTAACAGACAAATCCGTAGAATGTGCGAATATCTAGGCTACGAAGTAAAAAAACTGAAGCGCATTAGAATCATGAACATCAAACTGGATTTGCCCATAGGAAAATGGAGAGATTTAACCGATGCTGAAATGAAAGAACTGGCTCAACTTCTCCAAGATTCTAGTAAGACTTTTGATTAA
- the truB gene encoding tRNA pseudouridine(55) synthase TruB has protein sequence MNAEDFLNGQILLVDKPLDWTSFQAVNKLKYKLKREFHLPKKFKIGHAGTLDPRATGLLIVCTGKFTKKIPEIQDAPKEYIAEIKIGVQTESYDTEKPEILHTDYSHISEDFIKETLAKFVGEIEQKPPVFSAIKIDGNRAYDLARAGQEVEMKSRKTTIHYLNNIEIHLPFVTFTVGCSKGTYIRSLAHDIGQSLGVGAYLTQLRRTKIGEYHVENAHTEILENEFRFENF, from the coding sequence TTGAACGCAGAAGATTTTTTAAACGGACAAATACTTTTGGTAGACAAGCCTTTGGATTGGACCAGTTTTCAGGCTGTTAATAAATTGAAGTACAAACTCAAAAGAGAGTTCCATCTTCCTAAAAAATTTAAAATCGGTCATGCTGGAACGCTGGATCCTAGAGCAACAGGCTTATTGATTGTATGCACCGGAAAATTCACCAAGAAAATTCCAGAAATTCAAGATGCACCAAAAGAATACATCGCCGAAATTAAAATTGGCGTACAAACCGAATCTTATGACACCGAAAAACCAGAAATCCTTCACACTGATTATTCACACATTTCAGAAGATTTCATCAAAGAAACTTTGGCAAAATTTGTAGGAGAAATTGAGCAAAAACCGCCTGTTTTTTCAGCCATAAAAATAGATGGAAACCGCGCTTATGATTTAGCAAGAGCTGGTCAAGAAGTAGAAATGAAATCTAGAAAAACGACCATTCATTATCTCAATAACATCGAAATTCATCTTCCTTTTGTCACTTTTACCGTAGGTTGCAGCAAAGGAACTTACATCAGAAGTTTGGCTCACGATATTGGTCAAAGTTTAGGAGTTGGTGCTTATCTTACTCAACTCAGAAGAACCAAAATAGGAGAGTACCATGTAGAAAATGCACACACAGAAATTTTGGAAAATGAGTTTAGATTTGAAAATTTCTAA
- a CDS encoding undecaprenyl-diphosphate phosphatase: protein MDLIRAIIIAIIEGLTEYLPVSSTAHMIFTSSFFGIQEDEFVKMFQVSIQFGAILAVVFLYWKKFFDFKNIKFYLKLAVAVLPALVLGKLFDDKIETVLEKPIPIAVVLILGGVILLFIDQIFTKHTIDDEKDITFKKALTIGFWQCLAMMPGTSRSAASIIGGMQQNLTRKAAAEFSFFLAVPTMLAVTFYSIFVKDWNHNGVEQKGYEMIFATPENTMSFFVGNLVAFVVAVIAIKFFIGVLTKYGFKPWGWYRIIAGILLLIYFGWVK, encoded by the coding sequence ATGGATTTAATCAGAGCAATTATCATTGCAATCATAGAAGGACTTACCGAATATTTACCCGTTTCTTCTACCGCACACATGATTTTCACGAGTTCATTTTTTGGAATTCAAGAAGATGAATTTGTTAAAATGTTTCAAGTTTCTATTCAGTTTGGAGCTATTTTGGCGGTAGTCTTTTTGTATTGGAAGAAATTTTTTGATTTTAAAAACATCAAATTCTATTTAAAATTGGCAGTTGCTGTTTTACCAGCTTTGGTTCTAGGAAAATTATTTGATGATAAAATAGAAACGGTATTAGAAAAACCAATTCCCATTGCAGTTGTTCTGATTTTGGGTGGTGTCATTTTACTATTTATCGATCAGATTTTCACCAAACATACGATAGATGATGAAAAAGATATTACTTTCAAAAAAGCACTAACGATTGGTTTTTGGCAATGTCTAGCGATGATGCCAGGAACGAGTAGAAGTGCGGCTTCTATTATTGGTGGGATGCAACAAAACCTTACCAGAAAAGCAGCTGCAGAGTTTTCATTCTTTTTGGCAGTTCCTACCATGTTAGCGGTTACCTTTTATTCAATTTTTGTAAAAGATTGGAATCATAATGGAGTTGAGCAAAAAGGTTACGAAATGATTTTTGCGACTCCAGAAAACACGATGAGTTTTTTTGTGGGGAATTTAGTAGCATTTGTAGTAGCAGTTATTGCGATTAAGTTTTTCATTGGTGTTTTGACCAAATACGGCTTCAAACCTTGGGGTTGGTATAGAATTATCGCAGGGATTTTATTGCTGATTTATTTTGGTTGGGTAAAATAA
- a CDS encoding DUF3098 domain-containing protein has translation MSKKQTIEKSESQHNPFYFGRKNYQLMLVGLALILAGFLLMLGPDANTVDGKLDPNAWNEDIFSIRRIRIAPLLVIAGFVVQVFAILKRNK, from the coding sequence ATGTCTAAAAAACAAACTATAGAAAAGTCTGAATCCCAGCACAATCCTTTTTATTTTGGCAGAAAAAACTATCAACTCATGTTGGTAGGATTGGCTTTAATTTTAGCAGGATTTCTTTTAATGCTCGGTCCAGATGCTAATACAGTCGACGGAAAACTAGATCCTAATGCTTGGAATGAAGACATTTTCTCCATCAGAAGAATCAGAATAGCGCCGTTATTGGTAATTGCGGGATTTGTAGTTCAGGTTTTCGCGATTCTTAAAAGAAACAAATAA
- a CDS encoding cell division protein FtsX yields the protein MAKLAEDLNKKRLRSSNITVSISIALVLFLVGLFGLILINAQKYSDYIKEQLVVEAYFDDYIDPRDSAKAEQLQKLTYERIKLQPFVKKAKFISKQEATELAKKQLGIETDALFEGDIFPPSVEVTLKPEYVDPAKINDVVKKLNEVEGVKEVKNDSKLTIEVYNNLNRILTWILAFSILFLIVAMVLINNSIRLKIFSKRFIIKTMQLVGAKRRFILKPFVKEAVILGIIGAIIGLTALFTGWYFFTSEIGTPFVQDTNQYIWLVAIVFGVGILITVISTVFATWRFLASSVDDLYYS from the coding sequence ATGGCAAAATTAGCAGAAGATTTAAACAAGAAAAGGCTCCGTTCTAGCAACATTACCGTATCCATTAGTATTGCATTGGTATTATTTTTAGTAGGACTTTTTGGGTTGATATTGATAAATGCTCAAAAATATTCAGATTATATCAAAGAGCAATTGGTGGTAGAAGCTTATTTTGATGATTATATAGACCCTAGAGATTCTGCGAAAGCAGAGCAGTTGCAAAAATTAACTTACGAAAGAATAAAATTACAGCCTTTTGTGAAAAAAGCTAAATTTATTTCTAAGCAAGAAGCTACTGAACTTGCTAAAAAACAATTGGGTATAGAAACAGACGCTCTTTTTGAAGGAGATATTTTCCCACCATCTGTGGAAGTTACTTTGAAACCAGAATACGTAGATCCTGCAAAAATAAATGATGTTGTAAAAAAACTGAATGAAGTAGAAGGGGTAAAAGAAGTGAAAAACGACAGTAAATTGACGATTGAAGTTTACAATAACCTCAATAGAATTTTGACTTGGATTTTAGCATTTTCTATCTTATTCTTAATCGTAGCAATGGTGTTGATTAACAACTCTATCCGTTTAAAAATATTCTCTAAACGTTTCATTATCAAAACCATGCAATTGGTAGGTGCAAAACGCAGATTCATCCTTAAACCATTTGTAAAAGAAGCAGTCATTTTAGGAATTATCGGTGCTATTATTGGTTTAACAGCTTTATTTACAGGTTGGTATTTCTTTACCAGTGAAATCGGAACTCCATTTGTACAAGATACCAATCAATACATTTGGTTAGTTGCAATCGTATTTGGAGTGGGAATTCTTATTACCGTCATCAGTACAGTTTTTGCAACTTGGAGATTCTTAGCATCTAGCGTAGATGATTTATATTACTCATAG
- the rsmA gene encoding 16S rRNA (adenine(1518)-N(6)/adenine(1519)-N(6))-dimethyltransferase RsmA: protein MNVKAKKHLGQHFLTDENIAKKIVEGLDFQPYQYVLEVGPGTGVLTKYLLEKPTETYVAEIDTESIEYLKLHFQKLENKHFTGDFLKINLNDIFSGEVAIIGNFPYNISSQILFKIIENYQQIPEMVGMFQKEVAERTAAVPRTKDYGILSVLVQAYYDVKYLFTVHENVFNPPPKVKSGVIKLTRNRKEGLEGNEILFKQIVKTGFGQRRKKLSNALKSLDIPEVLKSHAFMDKRAEELSVEDFINFTQEWKAAKN from the coding sequence TTGAACGTAAAAGCAAAAAAACATCTTGGTCAGCATTTTTTAACTGATGAAAATATTGCCAAAAAAATTGTAGAAGGTCTTGACTTTCAACCATATCAATATGTATTAGAAGTAGGTCCTGGAACTGGTGTTTTAACCAAATATCTCCTAGAAAAACCTACCGAAACTTACGTTGCAGAAATAGACACAGAATCCATAGAATATCTGAAATTACATTTTCAAAAACTTGAAAATAAACATTTTACAGGTGATTTTCTCAAGATTAATTTAAATGATATTTTCTCTGGAGAAGTAGCGATAATTGGCAATTTTCCTTACAATATTTCGTCTCAGATTCTTTTTAAGATTATAGAAAATTATCAACAGATTCCAGAAATGGTGGGAATGTTCCAAAAGGAAGTGGCAGAACGTACCGCAGCGGTTCCCAGAACCAAAGATTATGGAATTTTGTCAGTTTTGGTTCAAGCGTATTATGATGTGAAATATCTCTTTACCGTTCACGAAAACGTTTTTAATCCACCTCCAAAAGTAAAATCTGGAGTCATCAAACTTACCAGAAACAGAAAAGAAGGTTTGGAAGGAAATGAAATTCTTTTCAAACAAATTGTAAAAACAGGTTTTGGCCAAAGAAGAAAAAAACTGAGCAATGCACTGAAATCTCTAGATATTCCAGAAGTGTTAAAATCTCATGCTTTTATGGATAAACGTGCAGAAGAACTGAGTGTAGAAGATTTTATCAACTTCACTCAAGAATGGAAAGCTGCAAAAAATTAA
- a CDS encoding coiled-coil domain-containing protein has translation MKFRELKTENSTMLDKMADSVISWIGSTASLVFHTLLFITSFLLPLFKVVDFEEMLLVLTTIVSLEAIYLSIFIQMSVNKSNKHIEVIKEDVNEIQEDIDEIQEDIDEIQEDIDEIQEDIDEIADDEDEDEHKEKAQKVILKSNVSNNKQEIKELKAKIHDLQAKLEDLIQKDFN, from the coding sequence ATGAAGTTTAGAGAACTTAAAACAGAAAATAGTACGATGCTCGATAAAATGGCAGACAGCGTTATCAGTTGGATTGGTTCTACCGCTTCATTGGTCTTTCACACTTTACTATTTATCACCAGTTTTTTACTTCCGCTATTTAAAGTTGTAGATTTCGAAGAAATGCTTTTGGTTCTCACTACGATTGTGTCTTTAGAAGCCATTTACTTGTCTATTTTCATTCAAATGTCTGTCAACAAAAGCAATAAACACATAGAAGTGATTAAGGAAGATGTAAACGAAATTCAGGAAGACATTGATGAAATCCAAGAAGACATCGATGAAATCCAGGAAGACATCGACGAAATTCAAGAAGACATCGACGAAATTGCTGATGATGAAGACGAAGATGAACACAAAGAAAAAGCTCAAAAAGTAATTCTCAAGAGCAACGTTTCTAATAACAAGCAAGAAATCAAGGAATTAAAAGCGAAAATTCACGATTTACAAGCAAAACTTGAAGATTTGATACAGAAAGATTTTAATTAA
- the mgtE gene encoding magnesium transporter, translating to MIEEQKISHTLQFLIEERNVKAVSEAISEVEAVDIANIFEILEEEDQKFLYEIMDNERSAEVLLYIDEDERKKFLRNFSTKEIADNIINEIDSDDAADIIAELPEYQQDEIIQHLNDEEHAQNIVELLRYDEDVAGGLMATELVKVNQNLSIISAVKEMRKQAEEMEEVYSIYVVDDSEKLLGLLSLKKLLTTSSSTRVSDVYNSKIQFVKDTESAEEVARFMQKYDLFEVPVVDKLGKLVGRITVDDVIDFITEEAEKDYQLASGISQDVDSSDTIFHLTKARLPWLFIGMVGGLIGSRVLQSNQNAMHDIPALMFFVPLIAATAGNIGVQASAIIVQGLANNTLGKDTFKTLFKEVSVSAASGMILSLIIFGFNLLINHNDLMVSVTISISLLAVIMVAAIIGTIVPIVLEKNKIDPAIATGPFITTSNDILGVLIYFAIAKALLHI from the coding sequence GTGATTGAAGAGCAAAAAATATCGCACACCTTACAGTTTCTCATCGAGGAAAGAAATGTAAAAGCTGTTTCTGAAGCCATTTCGGAAGTAGAAGCGGTAGATATTGCCAATATTTTTGAAATTCTAGAAGAAGAAGATCAAAAATTTCTTTACGAAATTATGGATAATGAGCGCTCTGCAGAAGTACTACTCTACATAGACGAAGACGAACGTAAAAAATTCCTGAGAAACTTCTCTACCAAAGAGATTGCAGATAATATCATCAACGAAATTGATTCCGATGATGCAGCAGATATTATTGCGGAATTACCTGAATATCAACAAGATGAAATTATTCAGCACTTAAATGACGAGGAGCACGCACAGAATATTGTAGAACTTTTGCGTTATGATGAAGATGTTGCAGGTGGTTTGATGGCAACCGAATTGGTAAAAGTGAATCAAAATCTTTCTATCATTTCTGCAGTCAAAGAAATGCGTAAACAAGCCGAAGAAATGGAAGAAGTCTACTCTATTTATGTAGTAGATGATTCCGAAAAATTACTGGGTTTGTTAAGTCTTAAAAAATTATTAACCACTTCATCTTCTACTAGAGTTTCAGATGTTTATAACTCTAAAATTCAATTCGTTAAAGATACAGAATCTGCTGAAGAAGTTGCGCGTTTTATGCAAAAATATGACTTGTTCGAAGTCCCTGTTGTGGATAAATTAGGAAAATTAGTCGGAAGAATTACCGTGGATGATGTTATCGACTTTATTACAGAAGAAGCAGAAAAAGATTACCAGTTAGCATCGGGGATTTCTCAAGACGTTGACTCTAGTGATACCATTTTTCATTTAACCAAAGCGAGATTACCTTGGCTATTCATTGGAATGGTAGGTGGTTTAATTGGTTCTAGAGTGTTACAAAGCAATCAAAATGCGATGCACGACATTCCTGCATTGATGTTTTTCGTGCCGCTGATTGCGGCAACTGCGGGAAATATTGGAGTACAAGCTTCGGCGATTATCGTACAAGGTTTAGCGAATAATACTTTAGGAAAAGATACTTTTAAAACTTTATTCAAAGAAGTAAGCGTTTCTGCAGCTTCAGGAATGATACTTTCTTTAATTATTTTTGGATTCAATTTATTGATTAACCATAATGATTTGATGGTTTCTGTCACCATTTCTATCTCTCTTTTAGCAGTAATTATGGTAGCGGCGATTATTGGAACCATTGTTCCTATTGTTCTGGAGAAAAATAAAATAGACCCCGCAATTGCTACAGGTCCGTTTATCACCACTTCTAATGATATTTTAGGCGTGTTAATCTACTTTGCCATCGCAAAAGCACTCCTCCACATTTAG